The Oceanispirochaeta sp. M1 DNA window AAGCCAAACTTCTTTCAATTGACGCTGACAAATACAGCCCCGAACCCTATGCTGAAGTTATGCAGCAGTTTGAGTACACAAGAGAATCCATTGCAGCCGAACAGTTGAATCAGGCTAAAAAAGATATGGCCCTCTCTGGAATTAAATCTGCTAATCTATACAAGATACTTGATGAAAACATCCGCTGGATTCAGATTCTTGAAAGAGATACCAAGAACTACCTGGAAGATGCCGAGAAAGAGGAAGCATACCTCTGGGCCGGAGAGGAGTTCAACCAGGCAAGCTACCTTCTGTCTGACGGTATGATCAAATTCAGACAGTATGATCTGAAAAACAGTGAAGCCGAAATGAAGGAAGCAAAATTCAGAGCAAAAAATACTCTCTACCTCACAAGAGTCAGAAAGAAACAGGCCGCAACCGATGCCAGACTGATGCAGATTCAGATGGAGCTGGAAGATGCTTCAACCCTGACAGTACAGTCTGAAGAAGGTGAGATCCTGGACGCCGCTCCATGGTCAGGAGCCGATTACCTGAATAAAAATCCTCTGATGGATGCAGTGGGTGAAGAATATGAAACCGAAGAATCCGAGCTGATGGAATACGATCTTTCTCAGATCATAGAAGAAGAGGAAGAGGAGACTGTAAGATCAGCAGGAATGTCTGTAAGCGGACTTCTTGAAAAAGCCAAGGAACTGTGGCAGATGGCAATCGAAGAACGGAATGCTGGAAACTACGATAAATCCAAAGAGCTGCTGACACAGGCA harbors:
- a CDS encoding LysM peptidoglycan-binding domain-containing protein, with the protein product MNKKILFTLLILSLFIVISCKSAPEPEEEPVDEAVPEEVVEEPVIESGQGQQPVIKPEPESEEPVIEAVSQEELALAKQALERAEMVEGSRFAPDLMKEAYADMKRAEELAESDPEQSRVLLAGVIEKGDKAFKLGKSGLKDEAYAALDSWEAKLLSIDADKYSPEPYAEVMQQFEYTRESIAAEQLNQAKKDMALSGIKSANLYKILDENIRWIQILERDTKNYLEDAEKEEAYLWAGEEFNQASYLLSDGMIKFRQYDLKNSEAEMKEAKFRAKNTLYLTRVRKKQAATDARLMQIQMELEDASTLTVQSEEGEILDAAPWSGADYLNKNPLMDAVGEEYETEESELMEYDLSQIIEEEEEETVRSAGMSVSGLLEKAKELWQMAIEERNAGNYDKSKELLTQAEAYIRAYKANAVGRTYVVTYREVATDCLWRIAEFQEIYDDPYLWPKIWQRNQKAIPNPDLIYPGQVLIIPPVE